CTCTTCCTTCGACGGGTCGCCCACGCGCAGGCGTTTGACGCCTTCGAGCAGGCGCGCCTTGAACTCGTTGTAGACGCTCTCGTGCACGAAGGCGCGCGAGCCGGCGATGCAGGACTCGCCCGAGGAGCTGAAGATGCCGTAGAGCACACCGGCCACGGCGTGGTCCAGGTCCGCGTCGGGCATGACGATGGTGGGCGACTTGCCGCCGAGCTCCAGCGAGGTCGGCATGAGCTTCTCGGCCGCCAGACGCTGGATGCCCATGCCCACGGTGGTGCCACCGGTGAAGGCGATGCGCTTGATGAGGGGATGCTTGACCAGCGCATCGCCGACGATGCTGCCCTTGCCCGGCAGCACGCTGATGATGCCGTCGGGCACGCCGGCCTGCTGCGCGATTTTGGCGAGTTCAAGCGCCATGCGCGGCGTGATCTCGGCGGGCTTGAAGACCATGGCGCAGCCGGCGGCAAGCGCCGGGGCGAGCTTCTGCGCTTCGCTGGCGATGGGGCTGTTCCAGGGCGTGATGGCGCCGACCACGCCCAGCGGCTCGTTCACGCTCATGCTGAGGAAGTCGCCGCGCGAAGGGGTGATGGTGTCTTCCCAGGTTTCGGCGGCGGCGCCGAAGAACTGGAAGGTGCCGGCGGCGCTGGCGACCAGGGCGCGGCATTCCTTGATGGGCTTGCCGTTGTCCAGGCGTTGCAGCTGGGCGAGGTCTTCGCTGCGCTCGCGGATGCCGCCCGCGATGCGGTAGAGGATGGCGGCGCGTTCGTGGTGCTTGAGCTTGGCCCAGGCGGGTTGCTGGCGCGCGCGCTCGGCCGCTTGCACAGCCTCGTCCACATCGGCGGCGGTGGCCGCGTGCAGGCGGGCCACGGCGCTGCCGTCGTGCGGGTATTCGGTGGTGTATTCGGGGCCGCTGGCATCGCGCCATTGGCCGGCGATGAAGCTCTTGAGTTGGTCGGTCATATGGTCACCGAGGAAGTGCGGTTGTGCAGGAAGCGCAGTGCCGAGAGCACGGTGAGCGCTGAAGTTTTCGGGTTGTCGGCCAGCGGCTTGCCGCGCATGGTGATGTGCATCTCGCCGAAGGCGCCGCGCACGTCGATCTCGTGGACGTTCTCGGTCACGGTCGGGTCGGCGATCAGGCGCACGCGCGTCGCGTCCAGGCCCAGGCCGGCGAGCGAGACGGTGGCGGCCACGTTGGCATTCTTCGGGTACAGATGCGCGGCCTCGCGCGCCGTGGCTTCCAGGATCACGGTGGGCTCGGTGATCGCGTCCAGGTTCGTCACCTGCTCGGCCGGGCTGCCGCGCCAGCCTTGGGGCGGTTTGCGGCCGATGTAGGTCACGCTGTCCAGGCCAGCGAGGCGCGCCGAGGCGATCGCGTCGATGCCGCCAATGGCGCCGGCCAGCAGGTGCACGCGCGTGCCGCCGCGCTGCGCGGCGTCGGCCAGCTTCTCGGGCAGGCCGTCTTCGGACAGCGCACCCACCGAGAGCACCGCGCATTCGATGCCGCGTTCCAATGCCGGCAGCACGTGGCAGGCCAGCGCGCCATGGCCCGCGGCCTCCAGCAGCAGCGTGGTCTCGGGCGGCACGGCGCTGCAGACGGTCAAGCCATCGCCGACCTGTGCCTGCGTTTCGGCCACCTTGGCTT
The sequence above is a segment of the Hydrogenophaga sp. BPS33 genome. Coding sequences within it:
- a CDS encoding aldehyde dehydrogenase, with the protein product MTDQLKSFIAGQWRDASGPEYTTEYPHDGSAVARLHAATAADVDEAVQAAERARQQPAWAKLKHHERAAILYRIAGGIRERSEDLAQLQRLDNGKPIKECRALVASAAGTFQFFGAAAETWEDTITPSRGDFLSMSVNEPLGVVGAITPWNSPIASEAQKLAPALAAGCAMVFKPAEITPRMALELAKIAQQAGVPDGIISVLPGKGSIVGDALVKHPLIKRIAFTGGTTVGMGIQRLAAEKLMPTSLELGGKSPTIVMPDADLDHAVAGVLYGIFSSSGESCIAGSRAFVHESVYNEFKARLLEGVKRLRVGDPSKEETQMGPLVNLGHRASVEKYVQLGRDEGGTVLCGGERPSGGFYDGGSYYLPTIFEGLPNSARMCQEEIFGPVLALLPWKDEADLIAQCNDNMFGLASGIWTRDFKSAWRIGRALQTGTVWINTYKVFSISTPFTGVKMSGYGQEKGRLGILEYTSQKSFYWGLNEAPMPWATA
- a CDS encoding aspartate dehydrogenase yields the protein MSAIQRVTLIGHGAIGRTLIARMAGHPSVRITHVVVSEAKVAETQAQVGDGLTVCSAVPPETTLLLEAAGHGALACHVLPALERGIECAVLSVGALSEDGLPEKLADAAQRGGTRVHLLAGAIGGIDAIASARLAGLDSVTYIGRKPPQGWRGSPAEQVTNLDAITEPTVILEATAREAAHLYPKNANVAATVSLAGLGLDATRVRLIADPTVTENVHEIDVRGAFGEMHITMRGKPLADNPKTSALTVLSALRFLHNRTSSVTI